The Nitratiruptor sp. YY09-18 genome contains a region encoding:
- the gspG gene encoding type II secretion system major pseudopilin GspG, with the protein MKKAFSLMELMIVIIILGLLASLVLPNLIGKSEEAKQKLVCVQMQSVAQALKMFKLDNGNYPDTQEGLQALVKNPDPEKYPNYSSKGYFSNGQLPKDPWGHPFIYIKTDDGFNLISLGADGKEGGKDENRDISYEDCLKK; encoded by the coding sequence ATGAAAAAAGCGTTCTCTTTGATGGAACTCATGATTGTCATCATCATTCTTGGTCTCTTAGCTTCACTCGTTCTTCCAAACCTAATCGGAAAGAGTGAGGAAGCAAAGCAGAAGTTAGTGTGTGTGCAGATGCAAAGTGTTGCTCAGGCTCTAAAGATGTTCAAGCTCGATAATGGTAACTATCCAGATACCCAAGAGGGTCTTCAAGCACTTGTAAAAAACCCCGATCCAGAAAAGTATCCAAACTATTCTTCCAAAGGCTACTTCTCTAATGGTCAGCTACCAAAAGATCCATGGGGACACCCTTTTATCTACATCAAAACAGATGATGGGTTTAATCTCATATCTCTTGGAGCAGATGGCAAAGAGGGTGGAAAAGAT